The following coding sequences are from one Xiphophorus couchianus chromosome 22, X_couchianus-1.0, whole genome shotgun sequence window:
- the kif20ba gene encoding kinesin-like protein KIF20B isoform X3, translating to MTDSCLNQTDLRRLAEDGKNKLSAEFIPSPELPHSCMEDKEHLQVYLRIRPLTSAERSNGESQDCVAMETPDTVLLKPPSLSLLARLSSDKSLPQTGQRFQFSRVYGPETTQSELFEGTVKDLVKNVLEGENSLIFTYGITNSGKTFTFLGPDSEAEAGILPRALHLIFSSIGDNVFQGLSVKPHRCREFLALSRQQQADEALFKNSLLKQLRENEKSSSSLQNATSKTWFEAVCRVLEGLLSAGSTAPQPSTAAQDRIILDVKPNTKFSVWVSFCEIYNENILDLLEVAQSGALRRPALRLAQDANSNSYVKDLRWVQVSSAEEAFRVVKLGRRNQSFSSTRLNQLSSRSHSIFSIRILSVEDSDPPRVHTISELCLCDLAGSERCAKTQNKGERLKEAGNINASLLSLGKCIKALRYNQQAKLLQHIPFRESKLTHYLQGFFCGRGRACMIVNINQCASMYDETLNVLKFSAVAQKVVVLISRPLPAVASCSDSSSFRASGRRSAGWETSLEDVLEDEEEEEEEEEDSVMEDTMDQTTNGGEEEEVINKGMHEQQVALLRQLQVQLKMERSENLLLEARVREEISREFSELFSDMQKDYDERLVREREILEERGERRLEIFKNLVKNLSSAGCSSDSVTMDRFLSCQASELPGASHFSLGSGPTEKKPEDDQNHEHRADEAEEKKWLLLQLQEKSVQVAQLEQQLEDLKKKTELGSQNSSDRGKDKDQLQEALTALQKEQTKREELMAALEYQTLGKEEALASLQEERRAREEVQSALEESRRQQQEPRVAEQVEVQTAVHLQPAVEELEEKIQDQSYQIHVLTEELQQLKQLHTPVFSYSDGVDIQLWKEVSELSKRLEEEKKRSETKQKLIQQLDEERKQREAAIEQQVRELQRKLEEQEELRVQLESQREASNQEAEQLHLKLRLQQEAAEKLRDDLREAELHSNTASTSAEDLHRVNSDLRKEITSLKEEASSEMEQMRREKDRQLEEKLAEMERRSAEREAELLEELQEAERKVAALQENLHQSEQKVATLQENLHQSEQKVATLLKNLHQSEQKVATLQEAEQKVATLQENLHQSEQKVATLQEAEQKVATLQENLHQSEQKVVTLQETLHQSEQKVATLLKNLHQSEQKVATLQENLHQSEQKVVNLQETLHQSEQKVATLQEAERKIATLQENLQESQQLAVTLQRKLQEVEQQVATLQEKLQETERREEEKNLAAQEVRRKEVERRQELLAVAHEALAEKDAELEKKAGEISRLKLEAQEEAQQVKSLRLELQRKEDDSSDLREKLADYRKQVQQVQKEVSAMRAEETALKQKLSDSEKTKKQLQSDLSSRDRTIQQLRAEQQDSKAAQLYQEACKELQAKQQVMEDMRLALTEQEETQQQMEQVLDDKMRLMQELSAEVEKLKGKLLEQNRGSGRPSDDLGLARDEASRAQQSLKVLTEKQQAERRKWQEEKLSLIGQAKEAEDKRNQEMRKFAEDRERYCRQQSLLESRLEEKEAAMESWRAERDTLVAALEVQLQKLLASQADKDKLIKELQQQSAASPAGANGGRRSLRVAELQAALVEKEAEIERLKENLQKNTAEQSDSSALAKKAKAEPLQPERRETRSSASSRGSSGFPSVLESSEVSTETGRTSRFPRPELEISFSPLQPNRLALRRQGDDSAVTVKISRTGRKRKSGEMEKSHIFRRTKRRTARQEEVETENRRNTRTKLTPKLSPRTEESATSQSSLRSRKDGTLQKIGDFLQRSPTVLGSGAKKMMSLVSGRVDAQSASSSSSSSSPLRLTTKRSRKKLYRPEISCPMEMPSHPIINQETKDGDGSQQIKLRLRSRVAKC from the exons ATGACTGACTCCTGCCTGAACCAGACTGACCTACGAAGACTCGCTGAAGATGGGAAAAATAAACTCTCAGCAGAGTTCATCCCCTCACCAGAACTACCG cATTCCTGCATGGAGGATAAAGAACACCTGCAGGTTTACCTCAGAATCCGACCCTTGACCTCAGCAGAAAGAAGCAATGGAGAGTCACAG gactgtgttgccatggaaaccccAGATACGGTTCTCCTGAAGCCTCCCAGTCTGTCCCTTTTGGCCCGGCTCAGCAGTGATAAATCCCTTCCTCAGACCGGCCAGCGCTTCCAGTTCTCCAGG GTTTACGGCCCAGAAACGACACAAAGTGAGCTGTTTGAAGGCACCGTCAAAGATCTGGTCAAAAATGTCCTGGAAGGAGAAAACTCTCTGATTTTCACCTATGGAATCACCAACTCTGGGAAGACCTTCACGTTCCTCG GTCCCGACTCTGAAGCTGAAGCTGGAATCCTGCCCCGGGCGCTGCACCTCATCTTCAGCAGCATCGGTGACAATGTGTTCCAGGGCCTGAGCGTCAAGCCGCACCGCTGCAGGGAGTTCCTGGCTCTGAGCCGCCAGCAGCAGGCCGACGAGGCGCTGTTCAAGAACAGCCTGCTCAAACAACTCAGAGAG aatgagaagagcagcagcagcctgcagAACGCGACCAGCAAGACTTGGTTTGAAG ctgtcTGTAGGGTTTTAGAAGGTCTGTTGTCTGCAGGCTCCACGGCGCCGCAGCCCAGTACTGCAGCCCAAGACAGAATCATCCTGGACGTCAAACCCAACACCAAGTTCTCCGTCTGGGTCTCCTTCTGTGAGATCTACAACGAGAACATCCTCGACCTCCTGGAGGTGGCACAGAGCGGGGCGCTGCGCAGGCCGGCTCTGCGGCTGGCACAGGACGCCAACAGCAACTCCTACGTGAAAG ATCTACGCTGGGTCCAGGTGAGCAGTGCTGAGGAGGCGTTCAGAGTGGTGAAACTGGGCCGGAGGAACCAGAGCTTCTCCTCCACCCGCCTCAACCAACTCTCCAGCAGGAG TCACAGCATCTTCTCCATCCGGATTCTGAGCGTAGAGGACAGCGACCCGCCCAGAGTCCACACCATCAGCGA GTTGTGTCTGTGTGACCTGGCTGGCTCCGAGCGATGTGCCAAGACTCAGAACAAAGGAGAGCGCCTGAAGGAGGCAGGAAACATCAACGCCTCACTGCTCAGCTTGGGGAAGTGCATCAAAGCTCTACGCTACAACCAGCAGGCCAA GCTGCTGCAGCACATTCCCTTCAGGGAGAGCAAGCTCACACACTACCTGCAGGGCTTCTTCTGCGGCCGGGGCAGAGCCTGCATGATTGTCAACATCAACCAGTGCGCCTCCATGTACGACGAGACCCTCAACGTCCTCAAGTTCTCCGCCGTGGCCCAGAAG GTGGTCGTCCTGATCTCCAGGCCGCTCCCTGCCGTCGCGTCCTGCAGTGACTCCTCCTCCTTCAGAGCCTCAGGGAGGAGGAGCGCCGGCTGGGAGACCAGTCTGGAGGACGTTctggaggatgaggaggaggaggaggaggaagaagaagacagtGTCATGGAGGACACTATGGATCAGACGACCAacggaggagaagaagaggaagtcATCAACAAAGGGATGCATGAG cagcaggtggcGCTGTTGAGGCAACTGCAGGTCCAGCTGAAGATGGAGCGCTCGGAGAACCTGCTGCTGGAGGCCCGGGTCAGAGAGGAGATCAGTCGCGAGTTCTCAGAGCTGTTCTCCGACATGCAGAAGGACTACGA tgagCGCCTGGTCAGGGAGAGGGAGATCCTGGAGGAGCGAGGTGAAAGGAGGCTGGAGATCTTCAAGAACCTGGTCAAGAACTTGTCCTCAGCTGGCTGCAGCTCGGACTCGGTCACCATG GACAGATTTCTGAGCTGTCAGGCCTCTGAGCTGCCAGGTGCATCTCACTTCAGCCTCGGATCCGGACCGACTGAAAAGAAACCTGAAGACGATCAGAACCACGAGCACAGAG ctgatgaagcagaagaaaagaaatggctTCTTCTTCAGCTCCAGGAAAAGTCAGTGCAGGTGGCCCAGttggagcagcagctggaggacctgaagaagaagacagaacTGGGCTCACAGAACAGCTCTGATCGAGGCAAAGATAAAGATCAGCTCCAG GAAGCTCTGACTGCGCTTCAGAAGGAGCAGACGAAGAGAGAGGAGCTGATGGCTGCGCTGGAGTACCAGACTCTGGGGAAGGAGGAGGCGCTGGCCTCCCTCCAGGAGGAGCGCAGAGCCAGGGAGGAGGTGCAGTCTGCTCTGGAGGAGAGCcggcggcagcagcaggagcCCCGAGTGGCGGAGCAGGTGGAGGTGCAGACTGCAGTCCACCTGCAGCCTgctgtggaggagctggaggagaagatCCAGGATCAGTCCTACCAGATCCACGTCCTcacagaggagctgcagcagctaaaGCAGCTGCACACGCCTGTTTTCTCTTACTCTGACGGCGTCGACATCCAGCTGTGGAAGGAAGTCTCTGAGCTCAGCAagaggctggaggaggagaagaagaggagcgAGACGAAGCAGAAACTCATCCAGCAGCTggatgaggagaggaaacaaagAGAGGCCGCAATAGAGCAGCAGGTCAGagagctgcagaggaagctTGAGGAGCAGGAAGAACTGCGAGTCCAGCTGGAATCCCAACGGGAAGCGTCCAATCAGGAAGCAGAGCAGCTGCATCTGAAGCTCAGActgcagcaggaagctgcagagaaactgagAGACGACCTGAGAGAAGCTGAGCTCCACAGCAACACCGCCTCAACCAGCGCTGAAGACCTGCACAGGGTGAACTCTGACCTCCGGAAGGAGATCACGTCCCTGAAGGAAGAGGCTTCCTCTGAGATGGAGCAGATGAGACGAGAGAAGGACCggcagctggaggagaagcTGGCTGAGATGGAGAGAAGATCTGCTGAGAGGGAAgcagagctgctggaggagctgcaggaagcAGAGCGAAAGGTCGCAGCCCTGCAGGAGAACCTGCATCAGTCAGAGCAAAAG GTCGCGACCCTGCAGGAGAACCTGCATCAGTCAGAGCAAAAGGTTGCGACCCTGCTGAAGAATCTGCATCAGTCAGAGCAAAAGGTTGCGACCCTGCAGGAAGCAGAGCAAAAGGTCGCGACCCTGCAGGAGAACCTGCATCAGTCAGAGCAAAAGGTTGCGACCCTGCAGGAAGCAGAGCAAAAGGTCGCGACCCTGCAGGAGAACCTGCATCAGTCAGAGCAAAAGGTCGTGACCCTGCAGGAGACCCTGCATCAGTCAGAGCAAAAGGTTGCGACCCTGCTGAAGAATCTGCATCAGTCAGAGCAAAAG GTCGCGACCCTGCAGGAGAACCTGCATCAGTCAGAGCAAAAGGTTGTGAACCTGCAGGAGACCCTGCATCAGTCAGAGCAAAAGGTCGCAACCCTGCAGGAGGCAGAACGAAAGATTGCAACCTTGCAGGAGAATCTGCAGGAGTCACAACAACTGGCCGTAACTCTGCAAAGGAAACTGCAGGAAGTTGAGCAACAGGTGGCGACCTTGCAGGAGAAGCTGCAGGAAACAGAGCGAcgggaggaggagaagaaccTTGCTGCCCAGGAAGTGAGGAGGAAGGAGGTGGAGCGGCGGCAGGAGCTGCTGGCTGTGGCTCATGAGGCCTTAGCTGAGAAGGATGCCGAGCTGGAGAAGAAAGCCGGGGAGATCAGCAG GCTGAAGCTGGAGGCTCAAGAGGAGGCGCAGCAGGTGAAGAGCCTCCGTCTGGAGCTTCAGAGGAAGGAGGATGACTCGTCCGACCTCAGAGAGAAGCTGGCTGACTACAGGAAGCAGGTCCAGCAGGTCCAGAAGGAG GTGTCGGCCATGAGAGCAGAGGAGACGGCCCTGAAGCAGAAGCTTTCTGACTCGGAAAAAACCAAGAAGCAGCTGCAGTCGGACCTGAGCAGCAGAGACAGAACCATCCAGCAGCTCAGAGCC GAGCAACAGGACTCTAAGGCTGCCCAGCTCTACCAGGAGGCCTGTAAAG agctgcaggCCAAGCAGCAGGTGATGGAGGACATGCGGCTGGCGCTGACGGAGCAGGAGGAGACGCAGCAGCAGATGGAGCAGGTCCTGGACGACAAGATGCGTCTGATGCAGGAGCTCTCTGCAG AGGTGGAGAAGCTGAAGGGGAAGCTGCTGGAGCAGAACAGAGGGTCCGGCCGACCTTCAGACGATCTCGGGCTGGCCAGAGACGAAGCTTCCCGAGCCCAGCAGAGCTTAAAG GTGTTGACAGAGAAACAGCAGGCTGAAcgcaggaagtggcaggaggagAAGCTGTCTCTGATTGGCCAGGCCAAAGAGGCAGAGGACAAGAGGAACCAAGAGATGAGGAAGTTTGCTGAAGACCGAGAGCGCTACTGTCGCCAGCAGAGCCTCCTG GAGTCCAGgctggaggagaaggaggcAGCCATGGAGAGCTGGAGGGCGGAGCGGGACACGCTGGTCGCCGCTCTGGAGGTACAGCTGCAGAAGCTGCTGGCCAGCCAGGCGGACAAAGACAAGCTCATcaaggagctgcagcagcagagcgcAGCATCACCAGCTGGG gcTAATGGTGGCCGTCGTTCTCTCAGAGTGGCAGAGCTGCAGGCAGCTCTAGTGGAGAAGGAAGCAGAGATCGAGCGGCTGAAGGAAAACCTccagaaaaacacagcagagcag aGTGACAGTTCTGCTCTGGCTAAGAAAGCAAAGGCTGAACCGCTGCAGCCAGAGAGGAGGGAGACAAGATCGTCTGCCAGCAGTCGG GGTTCGTCCGGCTTCCCCTCGGTGCTGGAGTCCTCCGAGGTTTCCACGGAAACGGGCCGGACGAGCCGCTTCCCCCGGCCGGAGTTGGAGATCTCGTTCAGCCCGCTGCAGCCCAACCGCCTGGCGCTGCGGCGGCAGGGCGACGACAGCGCCGTCACCGTCAAGATCAGCCGGACTGGACGCAAGAGGAAGAGCGGCGAGATGGAGAAG tctCACATTTTCAGGAGGACTAAGAGACGAACAGCACGCCAG GAGGAAGTGGAGACGGAGAACCGGAGGAACACCAGAACCAAACTCACACCAAAGCTGAGCCCACGGACAGAGGAG AGCGCTACCTCCCAGAGCAGCCTCCGCAGCAGGAAGGACGGCACGCTGCAGAAGATCGGAGACTTCCTGCAGAGGTCCCCGACCGTGCTGGGCTCTGGAG CCAAGAAGATGATGAGCCTGGTCAGCGGCCGTGTGGATGCCCAGtcagcctcttcctcctcttcctcctcttcccccCTCCGTTTGACGACCaagaggagcagaaagaaaCTCTACAGGCCTGAAATCTCCTGCCCCATGGAAATGCCCTCCCACCCG ATTATTAACCAGGAGACGAAGGACGGCGACGGCAGCCAGCAGATCAAGCTGCGCCTCCGCTCCAGAGTGGCTAAATGCTAG
- the kif20ba gene encoding kinesin-like protein KIF20B isoform X21: MTDSCLNQTDLRRLAEDGKNKLSAEFIPSPELPHSCMEDKEHLQVYLRIRPLTSAERSNGESQDCVAMETPDTVLLKPPSLSLLARLSSDKSLPQTGQRFQFSRVYGPETTQSELFEGTVKDLVKNVLEGENSLIFTYGITNSGKTFTFLGPDSEAEAGILPRALHLIFSSIGDNVFQGLSVKPHRCREFLALSRQQQADEALFKNSLLKQLRENEKSSSSLQNATSKTWFEAVCRVLEGLLSAGSTAPQPSTAAQDRIILDVKPNTKFSVWVSFCEIYNENILDLLEVAQSGALRRPALRLAQDANSNSYVKDLRWVQVSSAEEAFRVVKLGRRNQSFSSTRLNQLSSRSHSIFSIRILSVEDSDPPRVHTISELCLCDLAGSERCAKTQNKGERLKEAGNINASLLSLGKCIKALRYNQQAKLLQHIPFRESKLTHYLQGFFCGRGRACMIVNINQCASMYDETLNVLKFSAVAQKVVVLISRPLPAVASCSDSSSFRASGRRSAGWETSLEDVLEDEEEEEEEEEDSVMEDTMDQTTNGGEEEEVINKGMHEQQVALLRQLQVQLKMERSENLLLEARVREEISREFSELFSDMQKDYDERLVREREILEERGERRLEIFKNLVKNLSSAGCSSDSVTMDRFLSCQASELPGASHFSLGSGPTEKKPEDDQNHEHRADEAEEKKWLLLQLQEKSVQVAQLEQQLEDLKKKTELGSQNSSDRGKDKDQLQEALTALQKEQTKREELMAALEYQTLGKEEALASLQEERRAREEVQSALEESRRQQQEPRVAEQVEVQTAVHLQPAVEELEEKIQDQSYQIHVLTEELQQLKQLHTPVFSYSDGVDIQLWKEVSELSKRLEEEKKRSETKQKLIQQLDEERKQREAAIEQQVRELQRKLEEQEELRVQLESQREASNQEAEQLHLKLRLQQEAAEKLRDDLREAELHSNTASTSAEDLHRVNSDLRKEITSLKEEASSEMEQMRREKDRQLEEKLAEMERRSAEREAELLEELQEAERKVAALQENLHQSEQKVATLQEAEQKVATLQENLHQSEQKVATLQENLHQSEQKVVTLQETLHQSEQKVATLLKNLHQSEQKVATLQENLHQSEQKVVNLQETLHQSEQKVATLQEAERKIATLQENLQESQQLAVTLQRKLQEVEQQVATLQEKLQETERREEEKNLAAQEVRRKEVERRQELLAVAHEALAEKDAELEKKAGEISRLKLEAQEEAQQVKSLRLELQRKEDDSSDLREKLADYRKQVQQVQKEVSAMRAEETALKQKLSDSEKTKKQLQSDLSSRDRTIQQLRAEQQDSKAAQLYQEACKELQAKQQVMEDMRLALTEQEETQQQMEQVLDDKMRLMQELSAEVEKLKGKLLEQNRGSGRPSDDLGLARDEASRAQQSLKVLTEKQQAERRKWQEEKLSLIGQAKEAEDKRNQEMRKFAEDRERYCRQQSLLESRLEEKEAAMESWRAERDTLVAALEVQLQKLLASQADKDKLIKELQQQSAASPAGANGGRRSLRVAELQAALVEKEAEIERLKENLQKNTAEQSDSSALAKKAKAEPLQPERRETRSSASSRGSSGFPSVLESSEVSTETGRTSRFPRPELEISFSPLQPNRLALRRQGDDSAVTVKISRTGRKRKSGEMEKSHIFRRTKRRTARQEEVETENRRNTRTKLTPKLSPRTEESATSQSSLRSRKDGTLQKIGDFLQRSPTVLGSGAKKMMSLVSGRVDAQSASSSSSSSSPLRLTTKRSRKKLYRPEISCPMEMPSHPIINQETKDGDGSQQIKLRLRSRVAKC; the protein is encoded by the exons ATGACTGACTCCTGCCTGAACCAGACTGACCTACGAAGACTCGCTGAAGATGGGAAAAATAAACTCTCAGCAGAGTTCATCCCCTCACCAGAACTACCG cATTCCTGCATGGAGGATAAAGAACACCTGCAGGTTTACCTCAGAATCCGACCCTTGACCTCAGCAGAAAGAAGCAATGGAGAGTCACAG gactgtgttgccatggaaaccccAGATACGGTTCTCCTGAAGCCTCCCAGTCTGTCCCTTTTGGCCCGGCTCAGCAGTGATAAATCCCTTCCTCAGACCGGCCAGCGCTTCCAGTTCTCCAGG GTTTACGGCCCAGAAACGACACAAAGTGAGCTGTTTGAAGGCACCGTCAAAGATCTGGTCAAAAATGTCCTGGAAGGAGAAAACTCTCTGATTTTCACCTATGGAATCACCAACTCTGGGAAGACCTTCACGTTCCTCG GTCCCGACTCTGAAGCTGAAGCTGGAATCCTGCCCCGGGCGCTGCACCTCATCTTCAGCAGCATCGGTGACAATGTGTTCCAGGGCCTGAGCGTCAAGCCGCACCGCTGCAGGGAGTTCCTGGCTCTGAGCCGCCAGCAGCAGGCCGACGAGGCGCTGTTCAAGAACAGCCTGCTCAAACAACTCAGAGAG aatgagaagagcagcagcagcctgcagAACGCGACCAGCAAGACTTGGTTTGAAG ctgtcTGTAGGGTTTTAGAAGGTCTGTTGTCTGCAGGCTCCACGGCGCCGCAGCCCAGTACTGCAGCCCAAGACAGAATCATCCTGGACGTCAAACCCAACACCAAGTTCTCCGTCTGGGTCTCCTTCTGTGAGATCTACAACGAGAACATCCTCGACCTCCTGGAGGTGGCACAGAGCGGGGCGCTGCGCAGGCCGGCTCTGCGGCTGGCACAGGACGCCAACAGCAACTCCTACGTGAAAG ATCTACGCTGGGTCCAGGTGAGCAGTGCTGAGGAGGCGTTCAGAGTGGTGAAACTGGGCCGGAGGAACCAGAGCTTCTCCTCCACCCGCCTCAACCAACTCTCCAGCAGGAG TCACAGCATCTTCTCCATCCGGATTCTGAGCGTAGAGGACAGCGACCCGCCCAGAGTCCACACCATCAGCGA GTTGTGTCTGTGTGACCTGGCTGGCTCCGAGCGATGTGCCAAGACTCAGAACAAAGGAGAGCGCCTGAAGGAGGCAGGAAACATCAACGCCTCACTGCTCAGCTTGGGGAAGTGCATCAAAGCTCTACGCTACAACCAGCAGGCCAA GCTGCTGCAGCACATTCCCTTCAGGGAGAGCAAGCTCACACACTACCTGCAGGGCTTCTTCTGCGGCCGGGGCAGAGCCTGCATGATTGTCAACATCAACCAGTGCGCCTCCATGTACGACGAGACCCTCAACGTCCTCAAGTTCTCCGCCGTGGCCCAGAAG GTGGTCGTCCTGATCTCCAGGCCGCTCCCTGCCGTCGCGTCCTGCAGTGACTCCTCCTCCTTCAGAGCCTCAGGGAGGAGGAGCGCCGGCTGGGAGACCAGTCTGGAGGACGTTctggaggatgaggaggaggaggaggaggaagaagaagacagtGTCATGGAGGACACTATGGATCAGACGACCAacggaggagaagaagaggaagtcATCAACAAAGGGATGCATGAG cagcaggtggcGCTGTTGAGGCAACTGCAGGTCCAGCTGAAGATGGAGCGCTCGGAGAACCTGCTGCTGGAGGCCCGGGTCAGAGAGGAGATCAGTCGCGAGTTCTCAGAGCTGTTCTCCGACATGCAGAAGGACTACGA tgagCGCCTGGTCAGGGAGAGGGAGATCCTGGAGGAGCGAGGTGAAAGGAGGCTGGAGATCTTCAAGAACCTGGTCAAGAACTTGTCCTCAGCTGGCTGCAGCTCGGACTCGGTCACCATG GACAGATTTCTGAGCTGTCAGGCCTCTGAGCTGCCAGGTGCATCTCACTTCAGCCTCGGATCCGGACCGACTGAAAAGAAACCTGAAGACGATCAGAACCACGAGCACAGAG ctgatgaagcagaagaaaagaaatggctTCTTCTTCAGCTCCAGGAAAAGTCAGTGCAGGTGGCCCAGttggagcagcagctggaggacctgaagaagaagacagaacTGGGCTCACAGAACAGCTCTGATCGAGGCAAAGATAAAGATCAGCTCCAG GAAGCTCTGACTGCGCTTCAGAAGGAGCAGACGAAGAGAGAGGAGCTGATGGCTGCGCTGGAGTACCAGACTCTGGGGAAGGAGGAGGCGCTGGCCTCCCTCCAGGAGGAGCGCAGAGCCAGGGAGGAGGTGCAGTCTGCTCTGGAGGAGAGCcggcggcagcagcaggagcCCCGAGTGGCGGAGCAGGTGGAGGTGCAGACTGCAGTCCACCTGCAGCCTgctgtggaggagctggaggagaagatCCAGGATCAGTCCTACCAGATCCACGTCCTcacagaggagctgcagcagctaaaGCAGCTGCACACGCCTGTTTTCTCTTACTCTGACGGCGTCGACATCCAGCTGTGGAAGGAAGTCTCTGAGCTCAGCAagaggctggaggaggagaagaagaggagcgAGACGAAGCAGAAACTCATCCAGCAGCTggatgaggagaggaaacaaagAGAGGCCGCAATAGAGCAGCAGGTCAGagagctgcagaggaagctTGAGGAGCAGGAAGAACTGCGAGTCCAGCTGGAATCCCAACGGGAAGCGTCCAATCAGGAAGCAGAGCAGCTGCATCTGAAGCTCAGActgcagcaggaagctgcagagaaactgagAGACGACCTGAGAGAAGCTGAGCTCCACAGCAACACCGCCTCAACCAGCGCTGAAGACCTGCACAGGGTGAACTCTGACCTCCGGAAGGAGATCACGTCCCTGAAGGAAGAGGCTTCCTCTGAGATGGAGCAGATGAGACGAGAGAAGGACCggcagctggaggagaagcTGGCTGAGATGGAGAGAAGATCTGCTGAGAGGGAAgcagagctgctggaggagctgcaggaagcAGAGCGAAAGGTCGCAGCCCTGCAGGAGAACCTGCATCAGTCAGAGCAAAAGGTTGCGACCCTGCAGGAAGCAGAGCAAAAGGTCGCGACCCTGCAGGAGAACCTGCATCAGTCAGAGCAAAAG GTCGCGACCCTGCAGGAGAACCTGCATCAGTCAGAGCAAAAGGTCGTGACCCTGCAGGAGACCCTGCATCAGTCAGAGCAAAAGGTTGCGACCCTGCTGAAGAATCTGCATCAGTCAGAGCAAAAG GTCGCGACCCTGCAGGAGAACCTGCATCAGTCAGAGCAAAAGGTTGTGAACCTGCAGGAGACCCTGCATCAGTCAGAGCAAAAGGTCGCAACCCTGCAGGAGGCAGAACGAAAGATTGCAACCTTGCAGGAGAATCTGCAGGAGTCACAACAACTGGCCGTAACTCTGCAAAGGAAACTGCAGGAAGTTGAGCAACAGGTGGCGACCTTGCAGGAGAAGCTGCAGGAAACAGAGCGAcgggaggaggagaagaaccTTGCTGCCCAGGAAGTGAGGAGGAAGGAGGTGGAGCGGCGGCAGGAGCTGCTGGCTGTGGCTCATGAGGCCTTAGCTGAGAAGGATGCCGAGCTGGAGAAGAAAGCCGGGGAGATCAGCAG GCTGAAGCTGGAGGCTCAAGAGGAGGCGCAGCAGGTGAAGAGCCTCCGTCTGGAGCTTCAGAGGAAGGAGGATGACTCGTCCGACCTCAGAGAGAAGCTGGCTGACTACAGGAAGCAGGTCCAGCAGGTCCAGAAGGAG GTGTCGGCCATGAGAGCAGAGGAGACGGCCCTGAAGCAGAAGCTTTCTGACTCGGAAAAAACCAAGAAGCAGCTGCAGTCGGACCTGAGCAGCAGAGACAGAACCATCCAGCAGCTCAGAGCC GAGCAACAGGACTCTAAGGCTGCCCAGCTCTACCAGGAGGCCTGTAAAG agctgcaggCCAAGCAGCAGGTGATGGAGGACATGCGGCTGGCGCTGACGGAGCAGGAGGAGACGCAGCAGCAGATGGAGCAGGTCCTGGACGACAAGATGCGTCTGATGCAGGAGCTCTCTGCAG AGGTGGAGAAGCTGAAGGGGAAGCTGCTGGAGCAGAACAGAGGGTCCGGCCGACCTTCAGACGATCTCGGGCTGGCCAGAGACGAAGCTTCCCGAGCCCAGCAGAGCTTAAAG GTGTTGACAGAGAAACAGCAGGCTGAAcgcaggaagtggcaggaggagAAGCTGTCTCTGATTGGCCAGGCCAAAGAGGCAGAGGACAAGAGGAACCAAGAGATGAGGAAGTTTGCTGAAGACCGAGAGCGCTACTGTCGCCAGCAGAGCCTCCTG GAGTCCAGgctggaggagaaggaggcAGCCATGGAGAGCTGGAGGGCGGAGCGGGACACGCTGGTCGCCGCTCTGGAGGTACAGCTGCAGAAGCTGCTGGCCAGCCAGGCGGACAAAGACAAGCTCATcaaggagctgcagcagcagagcgcAGCATCACCAGCTGGG gcTAATGGTGGCCGTCGTTCTCTCAGAGTGGCAGAGCTGCAGGCAGCTCTAGTGGAGAAGGAAGCAGAGATCGAGCGGCTGAAGGAAAACCTccagaaaaacacagcagagcag aGTGACAGTTCTGCTCTGGCTAAGAAAGCAAAGGCTGAACCGCTGCAGCCAGAGAGGAGGGAGACAAGATCGTCTGCCAGCAGTCGG GGTTCGTCCGGCTTCCCCTCGGTGCTGGAGTCCTCCGAGGTTTCCACGGAAACGGGCCGGACGAGCCGCTTCCCCCGGCCGGAGTTGGAGATCTCGTTCAGCCCGCTGCAGCCCAACCGCCTGGCGCTGCGGCGGCAGGGCGACGACAGCGCCGTCACCGTCAAGATCAGCCGGACTGGACGCAAGAGGAAGAGCGGCGAGATGGAGAAG tctCACATTTTCAGGAGGACTAAGAGACGAACAGCACGCCAG GAGGAAGTGGAGACGGAGAACCGGAGGAACACCAGAACCAAACTCACACCAAAGCTGAGCCCACGGACAGAGGAG AGCGCTACCTCCCAGAGCAGCCTCCGCAGCAGGAAGGACGGCACGCTGCAGAAGATCGGAGACTTCCTGCAGAGGTCCCCGACCGTGCTGGGCTCTGGAG CCAAGAAGATGATGAGCCTGGTCAGCGGCCGTGTGGATGCCCAGtcagcctcttcctcctcttcctcctcttcccccCTCCGTTTGACGACCaagaggagcagaaagaaaCTCTACAGGCCTGAAATCTCCTGCCCCATGGAAATGCCCTCCCACCCG ATTATTAACCAGGAGACGAAGGACGGCGACGGCAGCCAGCAGATCAAGCTGCGCCTCCGCTCCAGAGTGGCTAAATGCTAG